A stretch of DNA from Acidicapsa acidisoli:
GGAGTTGGGCATCCGTGTGGCGCTCGGTGCGAATCAGCGCAATGTGTTAAATGCCGCGCTGGGACGCGCTTTTCGCCTGCTCGCAATTGGCTCGCTGGCGGGCATGGTCCTCGGTGTGCTCGCAACCCGGGTGCTGTCCTACATTGTCTACCAGGCCACGCCGAAAGACCCGGTCGTACTCGGCGGAGTCATCCTGACGATGCTCGTCGTGGGCCTTGTCGCTGCATGGATCCCGGCACGGCACGCACTCGCGGTCGATCCCATGATCCTGCTGCGCGAAGAGTAGAGCGCGGAACGTCTATGGATTCTTGCTTAGTTGTCGATAGTATTCGGCAACCGATTCCTGATAACCGACTGGCACGGAGTCCGGCTTCCCTGTACGGATGTCGGACGAAACGCCCTCGCGCTGTAACCTAAGCTCAATCCGGTCCAAAGAGGAGAGTATCTCGCGGTGCATCTGCTCGACCATTGCGGGATTCCCAGGAAAGCGGCTTGGATCAAGGTGTTGCATCTGCCGGGTCAGCTCGGCTATGTCTTTGGCAGCCTGCGGATCGGCTGTGACCATCTGGCGTAGTTGATTCAGTTCACGCATGGCGAACTGATCGTTCCCCTCGGCATCTTGAGGATTGCCGGAAGCGCCAGTTGCCGCAGAATGTTGCGGCGGATGACCGTAGCGATTGTTGCCGGTGTTGATGTTGTTCCACACAGTACCGTCAACGGATTGGCCGCCGCCGTAGCGAACTTCTCCGCTCAGCGCGCCCGATTCCTGGTTACTTGGGGAGCCGTTGCCGCCGGATCTCGTTTGCTGGTTGCCGCCGGATCTCGTTTGCTGGTTGCCGCCGGGTTGGCCGGAGCCAAAGTTGGATTGCCGGCCGCTCTGGCCTCGTGCGTTCTGTCCAGCTTGCCCGTCCGTGCCCGGTTGGCCGTTCCGGCCAAGCTGTCCGTTATTCCCTTTCGACGGGGGCATTGCTCCGAAGTGAGATTCGATCTGATTCCGCAACCGCTCAACCTGATCGACGAGTTCGGCGTTGTCTTGCCCGGCACCTTGTTTTCCTCCTTGTTTCGCTTGCCCCATTCCCTTCTGTGCCTGTTGAATTTGTTGGCTCAACTGCGCGAGTCCCTGGGCGACCTTGTCTTCCGCTCCATTGGCGGTGGGGTCGATGCCACGGCGCAACCAGTCGGCCGATCGTTGTACGCGATTGTCGAGATCGGAGTTATCCATCTCAGTAAGCGCATTGCGAAGGCCCTGCGCAACACCGGGCTGATTGGCGGCCATCTCCCGTGCAGTTTCGCGAAGATTCTTCTGCAAATTTGAGAGGCTATCGGAGAGTTTTTGCCGATCCTGGGCAAGTTGCGTAAGCTCGTGACGGCGCGCCAGCATCGCGTTCAAATCCGTAACGTCGGGAGCGTCTTGCTGATTGGCAAATTTGCCGATCTGTCCGGCCTGGGCGCGTTCCTCTTGCCTCAGCCGCTCGGCTTCGCGCGCCAAAGAGTCCATCTTGCCCGAGGCGAGCTGTTTCTGGGTGCCTGCGAGGAGGTTTGAGGCTTGATTCAGTTTTTCGGCGGCTTGCTGCGCGTTGGCATTGCTACCGGGATCTCCACTGCGCTTCATCGCATCCGTTGCCTGCCGCAGTCGGCTCAGCGCTTGTTCGATGCGCTGATCGGATGACGCGCCGGAGGACTGGCTTGACGAAGAATCGGAGGATTGAGAGCCAGACGATTGGCCACCAGATTCTTGACGAGGTGAGGAAGAGCTGGTTTGGTTTTCAGAATCGGCCTGGCCACCGGATTGGCCGCCAGAACGGCTCTCGGAGGATGTGCTTCGTTGCGAACTCGCTTGGCCCGATTGCGAGCCATTCGAGTTTTGCTGGCCATTTTGCGCGAGTTGCTCCATTTGCCGTTGCAGCTGCTCTGCTTCGCGGCGCAACATCTCCTGTTCCCAACGTTCCTGGAAGGATTGCTGCGGATTCTGCTGCCGGTTGGCGAGGTCTTCCTGCCGTTTGGCTAAGGCATCGAGCTTGGCAAGCGTGTCTTCAACATCCTTTTCGTGCTGCTGGGCGGGGTTGGCGCTCTGCGCAGTTTCGTACTGATTCTTCGCCGTATCTAACTCCAGATCGAAGAGACTCGCCAGGTCGCGACCGGTATTGCCTCCTCCGCCACCACCGCCGCCTTGCTGACCGAAGGCGACCTGAATCTTGCGGAAGGTGGCTTCGGCGCGCAGCAGCGCCTGGAGCGCCTTTTGTTCGAGCGGAATCGCATCCTTCCATTGCATGGATTGCAGTTTTTCCGCCGATGGCGCCATGGCGACGGCCGCGTCGCGCATGTCCCGATCGAAATCAGTGAACTCCTGGTTGGCTTCGGAGATGTCGCGGCTCTGCATGCGAACGGAAAGCGCGTTGACCTGATCGCGCAACTTTTGTTGTGCCTGGGAAAGGAACTCGCCCTGCGCTGCTGCGCTGGTTGGGGTTGCGGTCTTGTCGTTCTGTTGCTTCCATGTGGCGGCAATCAACTCTTTCTCGCGCTTGGAGATCTCAGTCTGATCGCCGCTCTGGCCGCCGCTGCCGCCTGCTCCACCGCCGGATTGCTGCGACTGGGAAAACTCGCGCTCGAAGGGATCGATCTGGATGAAAGAAATGTCGGTGCGTGCCTCGCTGTGACCGTCCCTGGCAGTTGCGTAGAGGCTGACCAGATCGCCGGGAGCCAACTTGAAATCCTCCAACGGCAGCGTGTGGGAGCCGTCCGCGCTTCTTGCGTCTGGAGTTTTCAACAGACTCATTTCGCGATCTGGACCACCGTTGACGGAGTAATGCAGGTGCATGTCTTTCAGGCCGAACTCGGCCGTACCTTTCACGCCGATGGTGACCTCTTCAATGGGGCTGGCGCGGTAATCGCCGCCGGGCCGGACGATGGAGATTTCAGGCGGAGCGGCTTTATCCGTGGCGATGAAGTAGTCTTCGGAGAGGCGGACCGGCTGGCCTTCATCGATCGCGGCAAGATGATAGGCGCCGTCTTTCTCCATATGAATGGAGCCTTGGTAAAGATTGTTTTGGCCTCCGCTTAGATGGACCGTCTGACCGTTATCCAAAACGAACTGCCCGTCTTTCAACGGATGGTCTGTCTCAACCTGAATGGTGGCGTCGGTACCTTCGATGGCGCGCAGATCGCCGGAGTGCTCTTCGGTTACGGGTTTCATGCCGGTCCACGCAGGATAGTGATAAGTGACGTGAATCTCGTTGACGGACGGCAGGTCGACCACGCGGACTTTATAGTGCGGCGAAACGAGCGGTCCAGCTCCCACGTAGTACTCGACGTTTTCCGGCAATCCGGCGAAAAGGAACTGAAAGGTTGCGCCGGAGTTTGAACCAGAACCGGGCGTGCGCTGCATCGCGACTGGTTCCCATCCGGCGGCGCTTTGGTAGCGCGCAAATATCTGCGCCTTGCCGGGTTGCATGCCGGTGATGTTGGCAGTGACGAGCTGGTCGCTGTTACGGCGCACGGTTACGTTGCCGGGGGCAACGGAGAGTACGTACAGAGGAGCGGCGTTCTTCTTAGGACCGGCCCAGAGCAGCGACGCTCCGTAGCCGAGATAGCCGGGTCCGGCAGCGATTATCCAAACGAGGACAGCGAGGCAGGCGAGACCAGCGCCGCCAAGAGCGAAGAGATGTTTATCTGGCACGAGTATTGCTGGCTCGGCATCCTGGGCATAGGCCAGAGTGTCTGCGGCCAACAGTTCGAGGAACGGATTGTTTCCCTGACTGGCCCGTTCCTGGAAGGTTGTCAAACGATGACCTAGTTCGGGATTGGCCGTTTCGGCATGACGCACTGACTGAGCCTCAGTCAAGCGCTTAATAGGCAACGCGATCCCGAATACTGCGGCGGCAGCGAGCACGGCTAGAATGACGACACGAGAAAGCGTGACACCCTGGGCCGGGAAGGCTAGCTGGTTGAGCACCAGCACCAGAGCCACCGTAACCACGAGCGCCGTGCCGGTAAAGATAGCTGCGCCGCGCAGCCACGCTCCCAACCGCAGTCTTTTCTGTAGTTGCGCGATATAGGAATTGAGCTCAACGCGGTAGCTCATGTTTCCTCCCGCTGCGTGCCCATGTAGCCGCTCGCAACCGCCATTTCGGCAATTGTGGCTGCCAATGCAAGCAGCATAACGTAGAACCAGAGTGATATGGGGTGATATTTCTCTTGATGGTCTACAGCAGTTCCATCCTGCGAAGCGCCGTTGCCGGAGTTTCCGCTCCAGAGCTGCTGCACGTCTTTGGACAGCGGCTCCAGATCCGATTCGCGGCGGTCGGGATTCACTCCAATCACCGCGTTGCGCCCGTTGGCGAAGCGGACCTGATAGAAGCCCGCACGGGCGAGGCGAAAGGTTTGCGCGGCGCGGGCTTCGCTTAGCGAAAGCGGCCTACGCCCATCCGGATCAATCACTTCGACATTTGCCACTGTTCCTACGGGCGCAGCCGTTGCGCGCAGTTGGACGAACGAATCCACGATTCTCGACCCGCTCAGCCCCTCCGAACCCGACAGGTAGCGGGCGGTGTGATCCACGAAGGCAACGAAGACGGGATGCAACGGCAGATCGTTGGTGAAGTTTTCGAACCCCGAAGCGAAGAGCATTATGCGGCCCTCGCCAAGCTGTTTTTCCAGCAAGAGCGGCGTGCCGCCGGTGAGCCGTGCCGCCACACGCGCCTGGTCGGGATTCACCTCCGCCGCATAAAAGACTTTGACATCGGCCCAGCCGCCGTTGTCTCGACCAGGCTGCGTCTGCTGAAGAGCTGGAAAACTGAAGTCGACTTGGCCGACGGCTGCCGGATCGCCGCTGCGTGCAAAATTATGCGTATCCCGCACCTCGCCGCCCCATAATGGGATGGCCGAGCGGCGTGGCGCGTTCGTGCCCAGGGTAATCAGCACGCTGCCGCCCTTGGTGACGTATTGCGCCAGCGTATGTTCGAAGATCGATGGCAGAGCCACGGCGTCCGACAGCACTACGAAGGCAAACCGCGATGGATCGATATCGGCGGTCTGCTCTGACGACATTGATTGCAGCACAAACGATCCTTGCGCTGCGGCTGCCAACGCCGCGCTGAAGTAAGTGAACGAGCGCGTATCTCCAGCGGCATGAACAAAGAGCACCCGCTCCGGATCGGACCTCCGCACTGCGAAGACGCTTTGGTCGTCGTTGGGAAACGCGTCACCGTCAATGGTTACAGTGCAGCGGTTGAAGCCATATCCGACATCGAGCGGCGCAAAGTCGACGGTTGCATGGCCATTCGCCGGTACATCAATTTTCTTCGTCGCTATCGCCTTTCCGTTCACGACGAGCGATACGGTCTTGGCCGTTGCAGGCGTGTGGAAGCCAGCAATGACAGCACGGACGCGGGAGCGCCTGGGATCTTTGGGATCGGATAATGCAGAGGGAGCTTCCACGCTTTCGACTGTCCAGTTCGGCGTCGGGGCTCCTTCCGCAACAGGATGCAGAAACAGCTTCGCATTAACTGGCAGAACCACGTCGGCGAAGCTGGCCGGCATCGCGCTGCGCTGCATGTCGCTGAAGAGATGAAGATCGATTGGACCATGCACGGTTTCTGCGAGGGAGCGGACGGCTCGTGCGAGTTCGCCAAAGCTGGCATGACCGTCGCCTGGCTGGATGCTATCGAGCGCAGAGCGAAGTCGGGCGTCGTCGGCGATAGGCTGCGTGAGGATTTCGAGTTGTCCGCCAAGGGCTATGATCTGCGCTTTGTCGTTATGAGGCTTTGCTGCGAGTGCTGCAAAAGCTTGCCGTTTGGCGTCGGCAAAGCTCGTTCCTGCACGCATGCTGAATGAGTTGTCGAGCACGATCAGATGCGTGTGTCCATTGGCATCGGCCGTCGAGCGCCGCACAAACGGATTAGCAAAGGCAAGCACGAGCAGCAGCAATACGGCAGAGCGCAGGGCGAACAACAGCAGATAGCGGAGCCGCCGGTGCTGCGTCGAACTCTGCGTGCCGCGCTCAAAGAACATGAGCGAGCTTACCGGGCGCGGTGTGGTGACATGACGGCGCAACAGATGCACGAATACGGGTACGCCGAGCGCTGCCAGGCCAGCGAGAAACCATGGCGCAAGAAAGCCCATCAGTTGCCTGTCTGTCTCAGCGTGAGGTACTCGCGCAGCGCCAGATCGAGTGGTTGACTGGTGATGAGAAGCTGGTAATCCATGCCTGCTCCGCGAGCGAGAGATCGAAGCTGCTCGATGTGCGCGTCGATCCTGGCTCGATATGCGGTCCTGGTGTATTCGGGCACGACTTCAATTCTCTGGTTAGTCTCGAGATCGACGAGGATGGCCGACTCCTTCATCGCAGGCCTGATCTCCTGTGGGTCGAGAATGTGAAAGAGAATCACTTCATTGCCGCGAAAGCGCAGTGGCGCAATGTCGTTCATGATCGTTTCAGGACTCTCATAGAAGTCCGAGATGACGATGGCGATGCCTCGCCGGTGCTGAGCATTCTGCAAGTGTTGGAGCGGCTTGGCGAAATCAGTCTGTGCTTGCGGCGTGGCTTGTTCGAGGCCCGCGAAGAGGCGCGCCAACTGTCCTTGCCGCGTGGAGGGACGAATGTATTCGCGCACATCCTCGTCGAAAACAATGAGTCCCGCGGCATCGCGCTGATTGTGAATCGCCAGATAGAAGAGCGCAGCGGCGAGGTAGCGTGCGTAGTCCATTTTGTTTGGCACGCCCGAGGTGTATTGCATGGAGTTGCTGGCGTCGAGCAGCACCGTGAGCTGGCTGTTGCTTTCGCCGCGATAGCGCTTGAGATAGCAGCGTTCCGTTCGGGCAAAGAGATTCCAATCGACGTGACGCAGATCATCTCCCGGTGTATAGGCGCGGTATTCGGCGAACTCCTGACTGAAGCCAAAGTCGGCGGAACGATGCAAGCCGGCGACGAAGCCGTCCACGACCGTCTTCGCCAGCAGATCGAGCGAGGAGATGCCGGCTAGCACTGCGGGATCGAGGAAACGCTGCATCCATTCTTCCTTTATTTCTCGCTGGGCCGCGGTACATACGCCACGAGCTGCCTGAGAATCTCGTCTGTGTCGATGCGGTCGGATTCTGCATGGAAATTGAGCAGAACGCGATGCCGCAGTACTGGTGTGGTCATGGCTGTGATGTCGTCGTACGTGACGTGATAGCGCTTATATGAGAGCGCCCGCGCCTTGGCAGCCAGAACGATAAACTGCGCGGCGCGCACACTGGCTCCGTAGTTGACGTACTTCTTGATGAATGCTGGCGCAGTCTCATTCCTGGGCCGCGTCGCGCGTACCAGGCTTATGACGTAGCGCGAAATAGTTTCGGCAATGGGCACCATGCGCACGAGCTGCTGGAAGTCGAGCAGGTCTTCGGCTGAGGTCACAGCTTCGACCTTTGTCTGGCGAGTGGTCGTGGTGCGGTCGATGACTTTCAACTCGTCTTCGGCGCTCAGGTCTTCGAGGAGCGCATTGAAGAGGAACCGGTCGAGTTGCGCTTCCGGCAGTGAATACGTGCCTTCGAGCTCGATGGGGTTTTGTGTTGCCAGCACGAAGAACGGCGCGGGCAGGCGATAGATGTGGCCGCGCACGGTGCATGAGTGCTCCTGCATGGCTTCGAGAAGGGCGGATTGCGTCTTCGGTGGAGTGCGGTTGATCTCGTCGGCCAGCAGTATGTTGCCGAAGATCGGCCCTTCGACGAAGGTCCATTTGCGATGACCGGTTTCGAGATCTTCTTCAATGATGTCGGTGCCGGTGATATCCGAGGGCATCAGGTCGGGCGTGAACTGGATGCGGCGAA
This window harbors:
- a CDS encoding DUF58 domain-containing protein, which codes for MQRFLDPAVLAGISSLDLLAKTVVDGFVAGLHRSADFGFSQEFAEYRAYTPGDDLRHVDWNLFARTERCYLKRYRGESNSQLTVLLDASNSMQYTSGVPNKMDYARYLAAALFYLAIHNQRDAAGLIVFDEDVREYIRPSTRQGQLARLFAGLEQATPQAQTDFAKPLQHLQNAQHRRGIAIVISDFYESPETIMNDIAPLRFRGNEVILFHILDPQEIRPAMKESAILVDLETNQRIEVVPEYTRTAYRARIDAHIEQLRSLARGAGMDYQLLITSQPLDLALREYLTLRQTGN
- a CDS encoding vWA domain-containing protein, whose product is MGFLAPWFLAGLAALGVPVFVHLLRRHVTTPRPVSSLMFFERGTQSSTQHRRLRYLLLFALRSAVLLLLVLAFANPFVRRSTADANGHTHLIVLDNSFSMRAGTSFADAKRQAFAALAAKPHNDKAQIIALGGQLEILTQPIADDARLRSALDSIQPGDGHASFGELARAVRSLAETVHGPIDLHLFSDMQRSAMPASFADVVLPVNAKLFLHPVAEGAPTPNWTVESVEAPSALSDPKDPRRSRVRAVIAGFHTPATAKTVSLVVNGKAIATKKIDVPANGHATVDFAPLDVGYGFNRCTVTIDGDAFPNDDQSVFAVRRSDPERVLFVHAAGDTRSFTYFSAALAAAAQGSFVLQSMSSEQTADIDPSRFAFVVLSDAVALPSIFEHTLAQYVTKGGSVLITLGTNAPRRSAIPLWGGEVRDTHNFARSGDPAAVGQVDFSFPALQQTQPGRDNGGWADVKVFYAAEVNPDQARVAARLTGGTPLLLEKQLGEGRIMLFASGFENFTNDLPLHPVFVAFVDHTARYLSGSEGLSGSRIVDSFVQLRATAAPVGTVANVEVIDPDGRRPLSLSEARAAQTFRLARAGFYQVRFANGRNAVIGVNPDRRESDLEPLSKDVQQLWSGNSGNGASQDGTAVDHQEKYHPISLWFYVMLLALAATIAEMAVASGYMGTQREET
- a CDS encoding AAA family ATPase, producing the protein MTSFTGLDEDAELLQQRIERFHVVREKILRQVREVIVGQHEVLEQILIALFVGGHCLMTGMPGTAKTLMVRTMAEALGLEFRRIQFTPDLMPSDITGTDIIEEDLETGHRKWTFVEGPIFGNILLADEINRTPPKTQSALLEAMQEHSCTVRGHIYRLPAPFFVLATQNPIELEGTYSLPEAQLDRFLFNALLEDLSAEDELKVIDRTTTTRQTKVEAVTSAEDLLDFQQLVRMVPIAETISRYVISLVRATRPRNETAPAFIKKYVNYGASVRAAQFIVLAAKARALSYKRYHVTYDDITAMTTPVLRHRVLLNFHAESDRIDTDEILRQLVAYVPRPSEK